In the genome of Gammaproteobacteria bacterium, one region contains:
- a CDS encoding type II toxin-antitoxin system VapB family antitoxin, with the protein MRTTLNIDDELLAQAQAITNITEKPKLIREALQALVERESARRLARLGGCAPDIKPIPRRRF; encoded by the coding sequence ATGAGAACAACATTGAATATAGATGATGAATTGCTGGCCCAAGCCCAAGCCATTACCAATATCACCGAAAAACCGAAACTGATTCGGGAAGCGTTGCAAGCGCTCGTCGAACGGGAAAGTGCGCGGCGACTTGCAAGATTGGGAGGCTGTGCGCCTGATATCAAGCCCATTCCCCGGCGTCGTTTCTGA
- a CDS encoding folate-binding protein has translation MTGWAEWIAGERLQQVCSADLDLGGAGIVCPLDNFGVLKISGEDAEDFLHNQASNDLRELAAGEARLAALCNPKGRMYCSFLAFGGRAAGGAWYLQMPRERVAPVMKRLSMFVLRAKVELSDVSDELPGFGVIGAAAGEVPERAAGAAGKAVAGAGAAVMAFKTPGIQPRAAVYADGETLIELWRGAVQKGCRAMTCDTWRCCDIQSGIAHVSDATSEELVPQMANMDLLGGVSFSKGCYPGQEIVARTHYLGKLKRRTYLFSSDGRDVAAGAPVFSDRQTEPCGQVVDFCPLPDGPSPGLAMLRMAAAGDTLHIGAPDGATLSIGAQPYEISAKSHNPEDPNETID, from the coding sequence ATGACCGGGTGGGCTGAATGGATTGCGGGGGAGCGTTTGCAGCAGGTGTGCAGCGCCGACCTTGACCTTGGCGGCGCCGGCATCGTCTGCCCGCTGGATAACTTCGGCGTGCTGAAAATCAGCGGCGAGGACGCCGAAGATTTTCTGCACAACCAGGCCAGCAACGACTTGCGCGAACTGGCCGCGGGCGAGGCGCGGCTTGCGGCGTTGTGCAATCCGAAGGGGCGAATGTATTGCAGTTTCCTCGCCTTCGGCGGGCGCGCGGCGGGCGGCGCCTGGTATTTGCAGATGCCGCGCGAGCGCGTCGCGCCGGTGATGAAGCGTCTTTCAATGTTTGTGCTGAGGGCGAAGGTGGAACTGTCGGATGTGAGTGATGAACTGCCCGGGTTTGGCGTGATTGGCGCGGCGGCGGGTGAAGTGCCGGAGCGGGCGGCGGGCGCGGCAGGCAAAGCGGTTGCAGGCGCGGGCGCGGCGGTGATGGCCTTCAAGACGCCGGGCATTCAACCGCGCGCGGCGGTTTACGCGGATGGCGAAACATTGATTGAACTGTGGCGCGGCGCGGTGCAAAAAGGATGCCGGGCGATGACTTGCGATACCTGGCGCTGCTGCGACATCCAGTCCGGCATCGCGCATGTCAGCGACGCGACCAGCGAGGAACTGGTGCCGCAGATGGCCAACATGGATTTGCTCGGCGGCGTCAGTTTCTCAAAGGGCTGCTACCCGGGGCAGGAAATTGTCGCCCGCACCCACTACCTCGGCAAACTGAAACGCCGGACTTACCTGTTCTCAAGCGACGGGCGCGATGTGGCCGCCGGCGCCCCGGTTTTCAGCGACCGGCAAACCGAGCCTTGCGGGCAGGTGGTTGATTTCTGCCCGCTGCCCGACGGCCCCTCCCCCGGCCTCGCCATGCTGCGAATGGCCGCCGCCGGCGACACCCTGCACATCGGCGCCCCCGACGGCGCAACGCTTTCCATCGGCGCGCAACCCTACGAAATCAGCGCCAAAAGCCACAACCCGGAGGACCCGAATGAGACCATTGATTAG
- a CDS encoding valine--tRNA ligase, with product MSSDSPPAPPPADRRAEPVDKTYRPEQIEQRWYRRWESLGLFSPRGDGAPCCIMIPPPNVTGTLHMGHAFQITLMDCLIRHRRMSGDKTLWQVGTDHAGIATQMVVERQLEAGGQSRLALGRDAFVEKVWEWKKQSGGMITQQLRRLGASLDWSRERFTMDDDMSHAVREAFVRLYDEGLIYRGKRLVNWDPVLKTAVSDLEVVSNEEDGRLWHIRYPYADGDGHVVVATTRPETLLGDTAAAVHPDDERYRDSIGRRLTLPLTGRVIPLLADDYVQMEFGTGCVKITPAHDFNDYEVGRRHDLPMINLFNDDATLGARAPEAYRGLDRFEARKRVLADLREQGLLEDERPHRHAVPRGDRSHAVIEPYLTDQWFVNARQLAPAACEAVRDGRVRFVPKRWEKTYFEWMDNIQDWCISRQLWWGHRIPAWYDDSGNLYVGDSEQAVRDKHHLGGEVALTQEPDVLDTWFSSALWPFSTLGWPSQTPEMKAFYPTSVLVTGFDIIFFWVARMIMAGLKFTGDVPFHEVYVHGLVRDIEGQKMSKSKGNILDPIDLIDGISPDDLVAKRTASLMQPAMAKRIEQHTRKDFPDGIAAYGTDALRFTFAALASTGRDIKFDMQRIEGYRNFCNKLWNAARFAVMVCPEAPVRDGGAAAGGALPSESGRGAGAAGNVSPSESALGAGAAATLADRWIASRLHRVLEQTERWFREYRFDLIAAAMHEFVWHDFCDWYLEITKIVQDDGGGDGGDGNSANGGSDSARANRACLMDTLEACLRMLHPVIPFITAEIWQQIKPLTGHDEADIQQRPYPLCGDVARDAEAERTMARLQSFVSAIRQVRSEMNVPPGRAVPVLLQNWGDADRALFDDCGGWIARLAGIGQLEWLAADSEAPPAAIALAGQVKILIPAEGLIDIEAETLRLKKEIAKTEKTLAGMRTRLADRNFLDKAPADVIEKQSLQAEHLEGQLDKYHKQLQVFSNTGGQPEQRGAVV from the coding sequence ATGAGCAGCGACAGTCCGCCCGCGCCGCCGCCCGCCGACCGGCGCGCCGAACCCGTGGACAAGACCTACCGCCCGGAGCAGATCGAGCAGCGCTGGTACCGGCGCTGGGAATCGCTCGGCCTGTTCTCGCCGCGCGGCGACGGCGCGCCCTGCTGCATCATGATTCCGCCGCCGAATGTGACCGGCACGCTGCACATGGGCCACGCCTTCCAGATTACGCTGATGGACTGCCTGATACGCCACCGGCGCATGTCGGGCGACAAGACGCTGTGGCAGGTCGGCACCGACCACGCCGGCATCGCGACGCAGATGGTCGTCGAGCGGCAACTGGAGGCCGGCGGCCAGTCGCGCCTCGCGCTCGGGCGCGACGCCTTTGTTGAAAAGGTGTGGGAATGGAAGAAACAGTCGGGCGGCATGATCACGCAGCAACTGCGCCGCCTCGGCGCGTCGCTCGACTGGAGCCGTGAACGCTTCACGATGGACGACGACATGTCGCACGCGGTGCGCGAGGCGTTTGTCCGCTTGTACGACGAGGGGCTGATTTACCGCGGCAAGCGGCTGGTCAACTGGGACCCGGTGCTGAAAACCGCGGTGTCGGACCTGGAAGTGGTTTCCAACGAGGAAGACGGGCGCCTGTGGCACATTCGCTACCCGTACGCCGACGGCGACGGCCATGTCGTCGTCGCGACGACGCGCCCGGAAACCCTGCTCGGCGACACCGCCGCCGCCGTTCATCCGGACGACGAGCGCTACCGGGACTCCATCGGCAGGCGCCTGACGCTGCCGCTGACCGGGCGCGTCATCCCGCTGCTTGCCGACGACTATGTGCAGATGGAATTCGGCACCGGCTGCGTCAAGATCACGCCGGCGCACGACTTCAACGACTATGAAGTCGGGCGGCGCCACGATTTGCCGATGATCAACCTGTTCAACGACGACGCGACGCTCGGCGCGCGTGCGCCGGAGGCGTACCGCGGGCTGGACCGCTTTGAGGCGCGCAAGCGCGTGCTGGCGGATTTGCGCGAACAGGGCCTGCTGGAAGACGAGCGCCCGCACCGCCACGCGGTGCCGCGCGGCGACCGCAGCCACGCGGTGATCGAGCCGTACCTGACCGACCAGTGGTTTGTCAACGCGCGGCAACTGGCGCCGGCGGCGTGCGAGGCGGTGCGCGACGGGCGCGTGCGCTTTGTGCCGAAACGCTGGGAGAAGACCTATTTTGAGTGGATGGACAACATCCAGGACTGGTGCATCAGCAGGCAACTGTGGTGGGGGCACCGGATACCGGCGTGGTATGACGACAGCGGCAACCTGTATGTCGGCGATTCCGAACAGGCGGTGCGCGACAAGCACCACCTGGGCGGCGAAGTGGCGCTGACGCAGGAACCGGATGTGCTGGACACCTGGTTTTCGTCGGCGCTGTGGCCTTTCTCGACGCTGGGCTGGCCGTCGCAGACGCCGGAGATGAAGGCGTTTTACCCGACCAGCGTGCTGGTGACCGGCTTTGACATCATCTTCTTCTGGGTCGCGCGGATGATCATGGCGGGGCTGAAGTTCACCGGCGATGTGCCGTTTCACGAGGTGTATGTGCACGGCCTGGTGCGCGACATTGAGGGGCAGAAAATGTCGAAATCAAAGGGCAACATTCTCGACCCGATTGACTTGATTGACGGCATTTCGCCGGATGACCTCGTCGCCAAGCGCACCGCGAGCCTGATGCAGCCGGCGATGGCGAAACGCATCGAGCAGCACACGCGCAAGGACTTCCCCGACGGCATCGCCGCCTACGGCACCGACGCGCTGCGCTTCACCTTCGCCGCGCTGGCCTCGACCGGGCGCGACATCAAGTTTGACATGCAGCGCATTGAGGGCTACCGCAACTTCTGCAACAAACTGTGGAACGCGGCGCGGTTCGCGGTGATGGTTTGCCCGGAGGCGCCGGTGCGCGACGGCGGCGCGGCGGCGGGCGGTGCGTTGCCGTCTGAATCCGGGCGCGGTGCGGGCGCGGCGGGCAATGTGTCACCATCTGAATCCGCGCTTGGCGCGGGCGCGGCGGCGACGCTGGCCGACCGCTGGATTGCGTCGCGGCTGCATCGCGTGCTGGAACAGACCGAGCGGTGGTTCAGGGAATACCGGTTTGATTTGATTGCCGCGGCGATGCACGAGTTTGTCTGGCACGACTTCTGTGACTGGTATCTGGAAATCACCAAGATTGTCCAGGACGACGGCGGCGGCGATGGCGGCGATGGCAACAGCGCCAATGGCGGCAGCGACAGCGCGCGCGCAAACCGGGCCTGTCTGATGGACACGCTGGAGGCGTGTTTGCGAATGCTGCATCCGGTGATTCCGTTCATCACCGCCGAGATATGGCAGCAGATCAAGCCACTGACCGGGCACGATGAAGCCGACATACAGCAGCGCCCCTACCCGCTGTGCGGCGATGTTGCGCGCGATGCGGAAGCGGAGCGGACGATGGCGCGATTGCAATCGTTTGTGTCGGCGATTCGCCAGGTTCGTTCCGAGATGAATGTGCCGCCGGGGCGGGCGGTGCCGGTGCTGCTGCAAAACTGGGGCGATGCCGACCGCGCGCTGTTCGACGACTGCGGCGGCTGGATTGCGCGCCTTGCCGGAATCGGACAACTGGAATGGCTGGCCGCCGACAGCGAGGCGCCGCCGGCGGCGATTGCGCTGGCCGGACAGGTCAAGATTCTGATTCCGGCGGAGGGCCTGATTGACATCGAGGCCGAGACGCTGCGGCTGAAGAAAGAGATTGCAAAGACGGAGAAAACGCTGGCCGGCATGAGAACGCGGCTGGCCGACCGCAATTTCCTCGACAAGGCGCCGGCGGATGTGATTGAGAAGCAAAGCCTTCAGGCCGAACATCTGGAGGGGCAACTGGACAAATATCACAAGCAACTGCAAGTGTTCAGCAACACGGGCGGACAGCCGGAACAACGGGGCGCGGTGGTTTGA